From a region of the Malania oleifera isolate guangnan ecotype guangnan chromosome 12, ASM2987363v1, whole genome shotgun sequence genome:
- the LOC131143887 gene encoding uncharacterized protein LOC131143887 has product MWLCSVFVLSLIVAFDFHYANSRFIQHNGALPHYIPVVLYAAALHAPLKSKKETNTESIMDTIRKVKVNIPLLDAIKQVPAYAKFLKDLCTQKHKSRVYINKQVRLTEHVSSILLVHIPPKIKDLGNAPISCVIDNYTIDRAILDLGVSVNLLPYSICKQFNLGKLKPTLVTLSFIDRSVKRPRGVIEDVLVKVKEFYYPVALVVLDMEFANPTKYLIPVLSGRPFLATANACIQCRIGIMDASFGNMQLQLNVFHASQYPPNDVKSLNVDMIEECVEEVAPSILRENPIEDILQPDNPSMSGLEDLYE; this is encoded by the coding sequence ATGTGGTTGTGTTCTGTATTTGTTCTTTCATTGATTGTTGCTTTTGATTTTCACTATGCAAATTCAAGATTTATACAACATAATGGAGCACTTCCCCATTATATTCCTGTAGTGCTATACGCTGCAGCCCTTCATGCACCTTTAAAGTCTAAGAAGGAAACCAATACTGAGTCCATCATGGACACAATCAGGAAAGTCAAGGTCAATATTCCTCTTTTAGATGCTATCAAGCAAGTGCCTGCGTATGCCAAGTTCCTCAAAGATTTGTGCACCCAAAAGCACAAGTCTAGGGTCTACATAAACAAACAAGTCAGGCTAACTGAGCATGTAAGCTCAATTCTTTTAGTTCACATTCCTCCAAAAATTAAAGACCTCGGAAATGCCCCCATCTCATGTGTAATCGACAATTACACTATTGATAGGGCTATTTTAGATTTGGGAGTGAGTGTGAACCTATTGCCCTACTCGATCTGCAAACAATTCAATTTAGGAAAGTTGAAGCCCACGCTAGTCACATTGAGCTTCATTGACCGATCAGTGAAAAGGCCACGGGGTGTGATAGAGGATGTCTTGGTCAAAGTCAAAGAGTTCTATTACCCCGTTGCATTAGTTGTCTTGGATATGGAATTTGCCAACCCAACCAAGTATTTGATCCCTGTCCTATCAGGACGACCATTCTTAGCTACAGCTAAtgcctgcattcaatgtaggattGGGATCATGGATGCATCCTTTGGAAACATGCAACTCCAGTTGAATGTATTTCATGCTTCCCAATATCCCCCTAATGATGTCAAATCTTTGAACGTTGACATGATTGAAGAATGTGTTGAGGAAGTGGCCCCCTCGATTCTTCGGGAAAATCCCATTGAGGATATACTTCAGCCTGATAACCCCTCTATGTCTGGCCTAGAGGACCTGTATGAGTAG